The Streptomyces sp. ALI-76-A nucleotide sequence GTACACGGCGTTCGCGTGGTTCAAGCTCGCCGTGATCCTGGAGGGCATCCACTACCGCTTCACCCTGGGCCAGACGGTCGGCCGCGGCTTCGACCGCATCGGCGACCTGGTGCCCGTCTTCATCGAGCACGGCCTGACCACCCTTCAGGAAGGCTGACCATGGACTTCGCGTTCGACGCGCGCACCGAGGAACTGCGCGCCAAGCTGCTCGCCTTCATGGACGAGTACGTCTACCCGGCCGAGGCCGTCGCGCACGAGCAGCGCGCGCGGCTCGCCTCGCCGTGGGACACCCCGGCCGTGGTCGAGGAGCTGAAGGCCGAGGCCCGCGGGCAGGGCCTGTGGAACCTCTTCCTCCCGGACGCCGAGCACGGCGCCGGCCTCACCAACCTCCAGTACGCCCCGCTCGCCGAGATCACCGGCCGCTCCCCGCAGCTGGCGCCCACGGTGACGAACTGCGCCGCGCCGGACACCGGCAACATGGAGGTGCTGGCGCAGTTCGGCGACGAGCGGCAGAAGAAGCAGTGGCTGGAGCCGCTGCTGGCGGGCGAGATCCGCTCGGCGTTCGCGATGACGGAGCCCGAGGTGGCCTCCTCGGACGCCACGAACATCACCACGCGTATCGAGCGGGCCTCCGACGGCACGGACGAGTACGTCATCACCGGCCGCAAGTGGTACATCTCCGGGGCGATGAACCCCGACTGCAAGATCTTCATCGTGATGGGCAAGACGGACCCGGACGGCGCCGACATCCGCCGCCAGCAGTCCATGGTCCTGGTTCCCCGGGACACGCCGGGGGTCACGGTCCAGCGGGCGATGCAGGTCTTCGGGTACGAGGACCACTATCACGGCGGTCACGCCGAGGTGGTCTTCGACCGGGCGCGCGTGCCGGTGACGAACCTGATCGGCGAGGAGGGCGGCGGCTTCGCCATCGCGCAGGCCCGGCTCGGCCCCGGCCGGATCCACCACTGCATGCGGCTGATCGGCATGGCCGAGCGGGCGATCGAGCTGATGTGCCGGCGGGCCGTCTCCCGCGACGCCTTCGGCAAGGCGCTGGCCCAGCAGGGCGTGGTGCAGAACTGGATCGCGGACGCGCGGGTGGCCGTGGAGCAGCTGCGGCTGCTGGTCCTGAAGACGGCCTGGATGATGGACACGGTCGGCAACCGGGGCGCCCACAGCGAGATCCAGGCCATCAAGATCGCCACGCCCCGCACGGTCGTCGACATCATCGACCGCGCGATCCAGTTGCACGGCGCGGGCGGCGTGAGCCAGGACCTCCCGCTGGCCGAGCTGTACGCGGGAGCGCGGACTCTGATGATCGCGGACGGCCCGGACGAGGTGCACCAGCGGTCGCTGGCGCGGCGGGAGCTGAAGAAGTACCGGTGAGGGCAGGGGTGAGGGGCGGTCGCCGGGCGACCGCCCCTCACCCGTTTCCCCGAGGGACTCCTAGGGCCGCAGTGCCCGCAGCAGCAGGTCCGCCAGGTGGTCGGCGACCTCCTGGGGGCTGAGCGGGCCGTCGGGGCGGTACCAGGTGGACAGGTGGTGGACCGAGCCGAAGTGGTAGTCGACCACGAGGTCGGCGGGGGTCGCCCGGGAGAAGACGCCCGCCTGCTGGCCCTCCTCGATGAGCGCGCGGAAGCGCTCGTGGTAGCGCCGGCGTTCGGCACGCACCTGCTTGTTCTTCTCGGGGCTCAGGTGGTGCATCGACCGGAAGAAGATCGAGGCGTCGTCGAGGTTGTCGATGGTCGTGACGACGACGTCGGCCGCCGCGCCCCGCAGGCGCTTCTCGATCGGCTCGTCGGCGTCCGCGTACGCGTCGAGTCTCTCCTGCTGGACGCGCAGCACGCGCGCGTACACCTCGTGCAGGAGGTCGTCCTTGGAGCCGAAGTAGTGGTACAGCGCCCCCTTGGTGACACCGGCCGCCTCGACGATCTCCTGCACCGAGGTGCGGTCGTAGCCCCGCTCCGCGAAGAGCCGGGTGGCGGCGGCGAGGAGCCGCTGCGGTACGGGGGTCCCGTCACCGTCCGTCGTCCTGGGCACTGCCGCCACCTGCCTTTCCGAGCTGCTGTTCCTAGTCCTGCGCGCGGGAACGCAGTTCCCGACGGAGGATCTTCCCACTCGCCGTCTTGGGCAAGTCCGGCAGGATCTCCACCTGACGCGGGTATTTGTAGGCGGCCAGTCTCTCCTTGCAGTACGCGGCCAGCGCACCGGGGTCCGTCTCGGCACCCGGACGGAGGCTGATGTACGCCTTGACGGTCTCCCCGCGGTACCCGTCGGGCACCCCGACGACGGCCGCCTCGCGCACCGCCGGATGCGTGTAGAGCACGTCCTCGACCTCGCGCGGCCACACCTTGAAGCCGGAGGCGTTGATCATGTCCTTCTTGCGGTCGACGACGTACAGCCAGCCCTGCGGGTCCATGAAGCCGATGTCGCCGGTGCGCAGCTCCCCGTCCGGGAAGGTCTCCGCGGTGGCGTCCGGGCGCCGCCAGTAGCCGGGCACGACCTGCGGCCCGCTCACGAGGATCTCGCCCTGCTCCCCGAACGGCACCTCCCGGCCCTGGTCGTCGACGATCCGGACGACGGTGTCGGGGCCGGGCACGCCCACCGCCAGCGTCCCGGAGACCGGGTCGACCGGTGCCTCCAGGGTGGGCGGTACGGAGGCGCAGGGCGCGGTGCACTCGGTGAGCCCGTACCCGTTGCGGATGTACGGCCCGAAGCCGGCCCGGAACTTCTCCACCAGGGCGGGCGGCAGCG carries:
- a CDS encoding acyl-CoA dehydrogenase family protein, with the protein product MDFAFDARTEELRAKLLAFMDEYVYPAEAVAHEQRARLASPWDTPAVVEELKAEARGQGLWNLFLPDAEHGAGLTNLQYAPLAEITGRSPQLAPTVTNCAAPDTGNMEVLAQFGDERQKKQWLEPLLAGEIRSAFAMTEPEVASSDATNITTRIERASDGTDEYVITGRKWYISGAMNPDCKIFIVMGKTDPDGADIRRQQSMVLVPRDTPGVTVQRAMQVFGYEDHYHGGHAEVVFDRARVPVTNLIGEEGGGFAIAQARLGPGRIHHCMRLIGMAERAIELMCRRAVSRDAFGKALAQQGVVQNWIADARVAVEQLRLLVLKTAWMMDTVGNRGAHSEIQAIKIATPRTVVDIIDRAIQLHGAGGVSQDLPLAELYAGARTLMIADGPDEVHQRSLARRELKKYR
- a CDS encoding TetR/AcrR family transcriptional regulator, giving the protein MPRTTDGDGTPVPQRLLAAATRLFAERGYDRTSVQEIVEAAGVTKGALYHYFGSKDDLLHEVYARVLRVQQERLDAYADADEPIEKRLRGAAADVVVTTIDNLDDASIFFRSMHHLSPEKNKQVRAERRRYHERFRALIEEGQQAGVFSRATPADLVVDYHFGSVHHLSTWYRPDGPLSPQEVADHLADLLLRALRP